The Ignavibacteriales bacterium genome has a segment encoding these proteins:
- a CDS encoding NADH-dependent [FeFe] hydrogenase, group A6 — translation MVDLTINNIKIKAEEGMTILDAAKSVGIHIPTLCHMKGYFPTGACRLCVVEVDGMRGLTPSCAYPVMQGMKVETNSSRVRIARKTIIELLIENHPQDCLVCVRNKNCELQDLAEQYSIREHRYVGETKDHAIDISSPSMERDPAKCILCGRCVRVCGQLQKISAIDFTHRGFTSNVTTPFNKGLNVSDCILCGQCILVCPTAALREKSHSKEVMSAINNKKKFTVAQIAPAVRASLGEEYNLPLGTNVTGQIITGLKRLGFKKVFDTNFAADLTIIEEASELINRIQSGKTLPMFTSCCPGWVKYIEQNRPQLLDHVSSCKSPHEMEGALLKTYYAKKMGIDPKDIFIVSIMPCTVKKYESTRAELTEEHIPDVDAVLTTRELVRLFKMSGIDFNDLAEEEFDSPLGESTGAAAIFGTSGGVMEAALRTAYFKLSGEELDNIELIDVRGNSGIKESTVLVDGLELNVAVVNGIGNVGKVLDDIENGNSKYHFIEVMACPGGCINGGGQPIHQKNKKVEKRIQALYEIDSKMKHRRSHENESVKKLYKEFLGEPNGHISHEILHTEYVDRKKILLGK, via the coding sequence GTGGTTGATTTGACCATAAATAATATAAAAATTAAAGCCGAAGAAGGTATGACAATTCTTGATGCGGCAAAGTCTGTTGGTATTCACATCCCAACACTTTGTCATATGAAAGGGTATTTCCCCACCGGGGCTTGTAGACTTTGTGTTGTTGAAGTTGATGGTATGAGAGGCTTAACACCATCATGTGCTTACCCGGTTATGCAAGGAATGAAAGTCGAGACAAATTCTTCACGAGTTAGAATTGCTAGAAAAACAATTATTGAACTTCTGATAGAAAATCATCCTCAAGATTGTTTGGTTTGTGTTAGAAATAAAAATTGCGAGCTGCAAGATTTAGCAGAACAGTACAGCATTAGGGAACACCGCTATGTTGGCGAAACGAAAGATCATGCTATTGATATCTCAAGTCCTTCTATGGAACGTGACCCGGCTAAATGTATCTTATGCGGAAGATGTGTTCGTGTATGCGGACAGCTTCAAAAAATAAGCGCCATAGATTTTACACATCGCGGTTTCACAAGCAATGTAACGACACCATTTAATAAAGGACTTAATGTTAGCGATTGTATTCTATGCGGTCAATGTATTCTTGTCTGTCCTACTGCTGCTCTTAGAGAAAAGAGTCATTCAAAAGAAGTTATGAGCGCAATAAATAATAAGAAGAAATTTACCGTTGCTCAAATTGCACCCGCTGTTAGAGCATCTCTTGGAGAAGAATATAATTTACCTCTCGGTACAAATGTAACGGGTCAAATTATAACCGGTTTAAAACGGCTTGGATTCAAAAAAGTCTTTGATACTAATTTTGCTGCCGATCTAACAATCATAGAAGAAGCATCGGAATTAATTAATAGAATTCAATCTGGAAAGACCTTGCCGATGTTCACAAGTTGTTGCCCGGGCTGGGTAAAATATATTGAACAAAACCGCCCCCAATTATTAGATCATGTTTCTTCGTGTAAATCTCCACACGAGATGGAAGGAGCCCTCCTCAAGACTTATTATGCTAAAAAAATGGGCATTGACCCGAAAGATATTTTTATAGTTTCTATTATGCCTTGCACAGTTAAGAAATATGAATCAACAAGAGCAGAATTAACAGAAGAACATATACCGGATGTTGATGCAGTATTAACGACTCGTGAATTAGTTAGACTATTCAAAATGTCCGGGATTGATTTTAATGATCTGGCAGAAGAAGAATTTGATAGCCCTCTCGGAGAATCGACCGGAGCTGCGGCAATATTTGGTACAAGCGGTGGAGTGATGGAAGCCGCTCTAAGGACGGCATACTTCAAATTATCTGGTGAAGAACTTGACAATATTGAGCTGATTGATGTACGAGGCAATTCAGGAATTAAAGAGAGTACAGTTTTAGTTGATGGTCTAGAATTAAATGTTGCAGTTGTCAACGGAATCGGGAATGTTGGAAAAGTTTTAGACGACATCGAAAATGGAAATTCAAAATATCATTTTATAGAAGTGATGGCATGCCCCGGTGGTTGTATCAATGGCGGCGGACAGCCAATACATCAAAAAAATAAAAAAGTAGAGAAACGCATTCAAGCTTTATACGAAATCGATTCTAAAATGAAACATAGACGATCTCACGAAAATGAATCGGTTAAAAAATTGTACAAGGAATTTCTTGGAGAACCCAATGGTCATATCTCACATGAAATTCTTCATACTGAATATGTTGATCGGAAAAAGATTTTACTCGGTAAATAA
- a CDS encoding 4Fe-4S binding protein has translation MGTCGLASGADKVKIAIEAELASLKLEAVVIPTGCIGYCAKEPIVDIKLPGKNRISYCEITPKDVSQLINTTIVNGSIFEKKLLGSFGKNDENICSISEVPFFKHQQKVVLENCGVINPNSIDEYISASGFKAVDKVLRLMSPEEVIHEVKESGLRGRGGGGFSTGTKWELAGKKNAEQKYIICNADEGDPGAFMDRSVLESDPFRVIEGMIVGAYAIGASKGFIYCRAEYPLAIQRLNDAIIKCREYGLLGENILNSDFDFDLKVKKGAGAFVCGEETALIASIEGKRGMPSPRPPYPSDEGLWKNPTIINNVETFANVPTVINRGSSWFSSIGTATSKGTKVFALSGNITYSGLVEVPMGISLRKVVFDIGGGIANGKKFKAVQIGGPSGGCLPDSVLDTKVDYESLKSVGAMMGSGGFVVMDEDSCMVDIAKFFLNFIQEESCGKCVPCREGTKRMLEIIERIPVSYAHNGSKTDQLQRFKGIIHLQRLADVIKDTSLCGLGQSAPNPVLSGLRYFREEYEEHLFERRCKAKVCKDLLTYEIDPELCSGCGLCIKKCAAEAIIGEKKQPHQIIEVKCIKCGICFETCRFDAISIK, from the coding sequence ATGGGAACTTGCGGCTTGGCTTCCGGTGCCGATAAAGTAAAGATTGCAATTGAGGCTGAACTTGCTTCACTAAAATTAGAAGCTGTAGTCATACCAACAGGATGTATTGGATATTGTGCTAAAGAACCGATTGTTGATATCAAACTTCCCGGCAAAAACAGAATTTCTTATTGCGAAATTACACCTAAAGATGTTTCGCAACTTATTAATACTACGATTGTTAATGGATCAATATTTGAGAAAAAACTTTTAGGTTCTTTCGGTAAGAATGATGAAAATATTTGTTCAATTTCTGAAGTGCCATTTTTCAAACATCAGCAAAAAGTTGTACTGGAAAATTGCGGGGTAATTAATCCAAATTCGATAGACGAATATATATCGGCTAGCGGATTCAAAGCTGTGGATAAAGTTTTACGGTTAATGAGTCCTGAAGAAGTTATTCATGAAGTTAAAGAAAGTGGATTACGGGGAAGAGGTGGCGGCGGATTTTCTACCGGAACAAAATGGGAATTAGCCGGCAAAAAAAATGCTGAGCAAAAATATATTATTTGTAATGCTGACGAAGGTGATCCTGGTGCTTTTATGGATCGGTCCGTTCTAGAAAGTGATCCGTTTAGAGTTATTGAAGGAATGATTGTAGGTGCCTACGCAATTGGTGCTTCAAAGGGATTTATTTACTGCCGTGCCGAATATCCTTTAGCAATTCAGAGACTTAATGATGCAATTATAAAATGCAGAGAGTATGGATTACTAGGTGAAAACATTTTAAATAGCGACTTTGACTTCGACTTAAAAGTAAAAAAAGGAGCAGGCGCTTTTGTTTGCGGAGAAGAAACTGCTCTAATCGCCTCGATAGAAGGAAAACGCGGTATGCCTTCACCACGCCCACCTTATCCATCCGACGAAGGATTATGGAAAAACCCAACTATCATCAATAATGTAGAAACTTTTGCAAATGTACCAACAGTAATTAACCGGGGATCCTCCTGGTTCTCATCTATTGGTACCGCAACCAGTAAAGGGACTAAAGTTTTTGCTCTGAGCGGAAATATTACTTATAGCGGACTAGTTGAAGTTCCGATGGGAATAAGTTTACGCAAAGTAGTCTTTGATATTGGCGGCGGAATTGCAAATGGAAAAAAATTTAAAGCTGTACAAATAGGAGGACCTTCGGGCGGATGCTTGCCAGATTCCGTCCTTGACACTAAAGTTGATTATGAATCTTTGAAAAGTGTTGGAGCAATGATGGGATCGGGAGGATTCGTTGTTATGGATGAAGATTCATGTATGGTTGATATTGCTAAATTCTTTTTAAATTTTATTCAAGAAGAGTCATGTGGTAAATGTGTTCCATGCCGTGAAGGAACAAAAAGGATGCTGGAAATAATAGAGCGAATCCCTGTAAGTTATGCTCATAACGGTAGTAAGACAGATCAGCTGCAAAGATTTAAGGGTATAATACATCTTCAAAGATTGGCAGATGTAATTAAAGATACTTCTCTTTGTGGCCTTGGTCAAAGCGCACCCAATCCGGTTTTATCGGGCTTAAGATACTTCAGAGAAGAATATGAAGAACATCTTTTCGAGAGGAGATGCAAAGCTAAAGTTTGTAAAGATCTATTAACATATGAGATTGACCCCGAACTTTGCAGCGGTTGCGGTTTATGTATTAAAAAATGTGCGGCAGAAGCTATTATAGGAGAGAAAAAACAGCCGCATCAAATTATTGAAGTGAAATGTATTAAGTGCGGAATTTGCTTTGAGACTTGCCGGTTTGATGCAATAAGTATTAAATAA
- the nuoE gene encoding NADH-quinone oxidoreductase subunit NuoE: MKKGILEKYSPNDRSNLIALLQEVQEAYGYLPEDDLRAIAEYINLPFSSVYGVATFYNQFRLKPLGKNVIRVCRGTACHVKNSANLLTALENELGIKAGQTTRNKNFTLETVACIGACSIAPVININKDYYGRATIKEISKILAKYKKEETPKNKIEQLANAE, from the coding sequence ATGAAAAAAGGAATCCTAGAAAAGTATTCACCCAATGATAGAAGCAACTTAATAGCACTTCTTCAAGAAGTTCAGGAAGCATACGGGTATCTTCCTGAAGACGATTTACGTGCAATTGCAGAATATATTAATCTTCCTTTTAGCTCAGTTTACGGCGTTGCAACTTTCTATAATCAATTCAGATTAAAACCATTAGGTAAGAATGTTATACGTGTTTGTAGAGGAACTGCGTGTCATGTTAAAAATTCGGCAAATCTTTTAACAGCATTAGAGAACGAACTTGGAATAAAAGCCGGACAGACAACCCGTAATAAAAACTTTACGCTTGAAACAGTTGCATGTATTGGCGCTTGCAGCATAGCTCCCGTAATAAATATAAACAAAGATTATTATGGTCGGGCAACAATAAAAGAGATTTCAAAAATTTTGGCAAAATATAAGAAAGAAGAAACACCTAAAAATAAGATTGAACAATTGGCAAATGCGGAATGA
- the purE gene encoding 5-(carboxyamino)imidazole ribonucleotide mutase: MAAIIFEYRNQLIQEKNMKNIQVAILMGSDSDYNVIQKAEETLNEFGVAFETRILSAHRTPKQTVEFITSAQKNGAKVFIAGAGGAAHLPGVIAAHTILPVIGIPILGKSTNGLDSLLSIVQMPSGVPVATVAIDGAKNAALLAVQILAVSNKPLAKKMTLYKMQMEKEVLRKDKLLHQKK; encoded by the coding sequence TTGGCAGCAATTATCTTTGAATATCGAAATCAGTTAATTCAAGAGAAAAATATGAAAAATATTCAAGTCGCAATTTTAATGGGGAGTGATTCTGATTATAATGTTATTCAGAAAGCAGAAGAAACACTTAATGAATTTGGAGTGGCTTTTGAAACAAGAATTCTTTCCGCACATAGAACTCCGAAACAAACCGTTGAATTTATTACCTCTGCTCAGAAGAATGGAGCAAAAGTATTTATAGCAGGTGCGGGCGGAGCTGCACACCTTCCAGGTGTTATCGCAGCTCATACAATTTTACCTGTAATAGGTATACCGATTCTTGGAAAATCGACCAATGGATTAGACTCGTTACTTTCAATTGTTCAAATGCCTTCTGGAGTTCCGGTAGCAACTGTAGCAATCGACGGTGCTAAAAATGCAGCATTGCTGGCAGTGCAAATTCTTGCGGTATCTAATAAACCCCTTGCAAAAAAAATGACTTTATATAAAATGCAGATGGAAAAAGAGGTTCTTAGAAAAGATAAGCTGTTACATCAAAAAAAATAG
- a CDS encoding DUF2807 domain-containing protein translates to MKMKLISAVLFLAFIISGCGFWGVRGNGRIRDEARKVTEFHKIEAGGAFSIHVKVGSAASLRITAEENLLGYIRTTVRGNRLIIDTRKNISPRKEILIEITTPNLTDIQVSGANDIEVEGIKETEFNVELSGAGNIHLLGEVERLRAELSGAGNIDARELKSKETFISVSGAASANVYATKYLDASVSGVGSIDYYGNPEKTKTNVSGVGSITRK, encoded by the coding sequence ATGAAAATGAAATTAATTTCTGCAGTTTTATTTTTAGCATTTATTATTAGCGGCTGTGGTTTTTGGGGAGTGCGTGGAAATGGAAGGATTAGAGATGAAGCTCGTAAGGTAACAGAATTCCATAAAATTGAAGCTGGCGGTGCCTTCTCGATACATGTAAAAGTTGGTTCTGCAGCTTCTTTAAGAATTACTGCCGAAGAAAATTTATTGGGTTATATCCGGACAACCGTGAGAGGGAATAGACTTATTATCGATACACGTAAAAATATTTCCCCACGCAAAGAAATCTTAATTGAGATCACAACTCCAAATTTAACTGATATACAAGTTTCCGGCGCGAATGATATTGAAGTTGAAGGAATTAAGGAAACAGAATTTAATGTGGAGCTTAGCGGAGCCGGTAATATTCATTTACTTGGTGAGGTAGAAAGACTTCGTGCTGAACTTTCCGGCGCAGGTAATATTGATGCCAGAGAGTTGAAATCAAAAGAAACTTTTATTTCGGTAAGCGGTGCCGCTAGTGCCAATGTATATGCGACAAAATACTTAGATGCATCGGTATCGGGAGTTGGGTCGATAGATTATTACGGTAACCCGGAAAAAACAAAAACTAATGTATCCGGAGTTGGATCGATTACAAGAAAGTAA
- a CDS encoding AAA family ATPase: MFDEELNTLQAEAYDHLWNGRFRLALNAAEKVYQSRPDDSEAAICYAWALLENGNPIKAMDYANLSVELKGDSIKARVYRSYLLYRMSIFEGAIADTDQSIDKQKEILAWTYLNRSKSYAGLQKFEDANAALELALIIDNGKNPSWKEMRDWLDQANQIRTGKMLINSKNINTILESAGQAIKAKEFWFSLYCARKILEKNKNDEAELMELESMLHLFQLKPALKKADSLANKYKKNERFTSIHNALKKFSQLEQESDVKTEPQKRISHERMIRERSQSTTSFAENDYKTESYHYPNDFVDIYSLKLFDAVEESKSGSRIYCKSFANSTRIIAAEIIFNNLYYKKEDKIFSCSLVWYHNDFEIGRNNFQMSVLKAWDSVIFVQSLSSEQSEDWQSGQARIEFYVNNFKTGEKFFGIGNKNVRETDERFDIPEKRTFDKQFEQKKIERPSTNNKSQHTTKSLAELLEELDHFTGLVSIKESVKSFVSYLEFLKERKRLGLKAEEKIAINAVFLGNPGTGKTTVARMLGDIFYAMGILPNGHVVEVDRSALVGQFIGETAQKTEKLINDAIGGVLFIDEAYTLIKKGGSQDFGQEAIDILLKRMEDRKGEFVVIVAGYPEEMESFLNSNPGLRSRFSQTFVFDDYSPDEMILIFNQLLKKEDYAITEDAQELLKKEFISLFKSRDKSFGNARLVKRLFDESKRNLSKVCLMIPEEERTKELITTFNDEVIKATLSKRSTKTIIFPINEESLNEALKELEDLVGLNLVKKEIADMVKLARYFNEQGEDIRKVFSEHILFLGNPGTGKTTVARIFGKIYSALGILSKGHLVETDRQGLVAGYVGQTAEKTTSLIDKSLGGMLFIDEAYALLKPSDSGSDFGKEAIDILLKRMEDDRGKFVVVAAGYTDEMLNFVSGNPGIQSRFSKSFTFEDYSPTELMEIVNRTLIREKKNISKEAEEKLQKHFDELYKNRDKKFGNARIVRNILESVKQKMLLRLSDIPTEERSEEKVNTIELSDINEVLNRDVEAKHFDVQGDPLKLQEYIDELNQLIGLDNVKRDIYKLISFAKISQLKKERGLQSVDRNLHSVFIGNSGTGKKLVAKLMSKIFKELGILHKDHIVEVDRADLVAGYQGQTAVKTDKIIQQALDGTLIIKDAHNLFSDENNYGQEAIEMILKRMHDFKGRFFVILTSQSEKMKSVLKSNPGLSAYFPNVFNFDDYSPMQLLCIAADIAEKNGYALDEGALQELLDRFEQLVEKHEKNFDNGNLAKNILYSAITNQEERIFNIFEQDDVDLKTITLEDVQKIKI, translated from the coding sequence TTGTTTGATGAAGAACTAAATACTCTACAAGCAGAAGCTTACGATCACTTATGGAATGGCAGATTTCGTTTAGCATTAAATGCTGCTGAAAAGGTCTACCAGTCGCGTCCCGATGATAGTGAAGCTGCGATCTGTTACGCATGGGCACTATTGGAAAATGGAAATCCTATAAAAGCAATGGATTATGCGAATCTATCTGTTGAATTAAAGGGAGATTCAATCAAAGCTCGTGTTTATCGGTCTTATCTGCTTTACCGGATGAGCATCTTTGAAGGTGCAATTGCGGACACAGATCAATCAATTGATAAACAAAAAGAAATTCTTGCATGGACCTATTTAAATCGATCTAAATCGTATGCCGGACTTCAAAAATTTGAAGATGCAAATGCCGCACTTGAACTAGCTCTCATAATAGATAACGGTAAAAATCCTTCTTGGAAAGAAATGCGTGATTGGCTTGATCAAGCAAATCAAATCCGGACAGGTAAGATGTTGATCAACTCGAAGAATATTAATACAATATTGGAAAGTGCCGGGCAAGCAATTAAAGCCAAAGAATTTTGGTTCTCTCTTTATTGTGCTAGAAAAATTTTAGAGAAAAATAAAAACGACGAAGCGGAATTGATGGAATTAGAATCGATGCTTCATCTTTTCCAACTTAAACCTGCATTGAAGAAAGCAGATTCATTAGCAAATAAGTATAAAAAGAATGAAAGATTTACTAGCATTCATAATGCATTAAAAAAATTTTCTCAGCTGGAGCAGGAATCCGATGTAAAGACAGAACCGCAGAAAAGAATTTCACATGAACGAATGATCCGGGAACGATCACAATCTACTACTTCATTTGCAGAAAATGATTATAAGACTGAATCATATCATTACCCGAACGATTTCGTTGATATTTATTCTTTAAAATTATTTGACGCGGTAGAAGAATCTAAATCCGGTTCCCGTATTTATTGCAAAAGTTTTGCTAACTCAACACGAATAATTGCCGCAGAAATTATTTTTAATAATCTTTATTATAAAAAAGAAGATAAAATCTTTAGCTGTTCTCTGGTTTGGTATCATAATGATTTTGAGATTGGTAGAAATAATTTTCAGATGAGTGTACTCAAAGCTTGGGACTCCGTTATATTCGTTCAATCTCTAAGTTCTGAACAATCTGAAGATTGGCAGTCCGGACAAGCACGCATTGAATTTTATGTTAACAATTTCAAAACCGGGGAAAAATTTTTCGGGATAGGAAATAAAAATGTACGGGAAACTGACGAGAGATTCGACATTCCGGAAAAAAGAACATTTGATAAACAATTTGAGCAGAAGAAAATTGAGAGACCGTCAACTAATAACAAATCCCAACATACAACAAAATCGTTAGCGGAACTTCTTGAAGAGCTAGATCACTTTACCGGATTGGTTAGTATAAAAGAATCTGTTAAGAGTTTTGTCTCCTATCTTGAATTTCTGAAAGAGAGGAAACGACTCGGATTGAAAGCCGAAGAAAAAATTGCAATCAATGCGGTATTCCTAGGTAATCCCGGAACCGGAAAGACAACAGTTGCTCGAATGCTCGGAGATATTTTTTACGCAATGGGAATTCTTCCGAATGGTCATGTCGTTGAAGTTGACCGCTCTGCACTTGTAGGACAATTCATTGGAGAAACTGCTCAGAAGACAGAAAAACTAATTAATGATGCAATAGGCGGGGTCTTATTCATTGATGAAGCTTACACTTTGATTAAAAAAGGCGGTAGTCAAGATTTTGGTCAAGAAGCAATTGATATTCTTTTGAAACGAATGGAAGACCGCAAAGGAGAATTCGTTGTAATTGTCGCCGGCTACCCCGAAGAGATGGAATCGTTTTTAAATTCCAATCCAGGACTTAGATCCAGGTTCAGCCAAACATTTGTTTTTGATGATTATTCTCCGGACGAAATGATTCTTATTTTTAATCAGCTTTTGAAGAAAGAAGATTATGCAATTACTGAGGACGCGCAAGAATTATTGAAAAAAGAATTTATCTCGCTTTTCAAAAGCAGAGATAAATCGTTCGGCAACGCACGTCTTGTAAAAAGACTTTTTGATGAATCGAAAAGAAATCTTAGCAAAGTATGTTTGATGATACCGGAAGAGGAAAGAACGAAAGAGCTAATAACAACTTTCAATGATGAAGTAATAAAGGCTACCCTTTCCAAAAGATCTACCAAAACAATTATTTTCCCTATTAACGAAGAATCCTTGAATGAAGCATTAAAGGAATTAGAAGACCTTGTCGGTTTAAATTTAGTCAAAAAAGAAATTGCGGATATGGTGAAACTTGCACGTTATTTTAATGAGCAGGGAGAAGATATTAGAAAAGTATTCAGCGAACATATTCTGTTTCTTGGCAATCCCGGAACAGGTAAGACTACTGTTGCGCGTATTTTTGGAAAAATCTATTCGGCACTTGGAATTTTATCAAAGGGGCACCTTGTTGAAACAGACCGGCAAGGTTTGGTTGCCGGTTACGTGGGGCAAACTGCAGAAAAAACTACTAGTCTAATCGATAAATCTCTCGGTGGAATGCTGTTTATTGATGAAGCTTACGCGTTGTTAAAGCCAAGTGATTCCGGTAGTGATTTTGGGAAAGAAGCTATAGATATTTTACTAAAGAGAATGGAAGATGACCGCGGTAAATTTGTTGTAGTAGCCGCAGGATATACCGACGAAATGTTGAATTTTGTATCAGGTAATCCCGGTATACAATCGCGGTTCAGTAAATCATTCACCTTTGAAGACTACTCCCCTACTGAACTAATGGAAATTGTGAACAGAACATTAATTAGAGAGAAAAAAAATATATCAAAAGAAGCTGAAGAAAAATTGCAGAAACATTTTGATGAATTGTATAAGAACCGAGATAAAAAATTTGGTAATGCGCGTATTGTTAGAAATATTCTTGAATCCGTAAAACAAAAAATGCTGCTCAGACTTTCCGACATTCCGACAGAAGAACGAAGTGAAGAGAAAGTTAACACAATAGAACTTAGCGATATAAACGAAGTTCTAAACCGTGATGTGGAGGCAAAACATTTTGATGTTCAAGGTGACCCGCTCAAACTTCAAGAATATATTGATGAGCTTAACCAATTAATTGGACTCGATAACGTAAAACGTGATATCTACAAATTGATCAGTTTTGCAAAAATATCACAGTTGAAAAAAGAACGTGGTCTGCAATCGGTTGACCGCAATTTGCATTCTGTTTTTATTGGCAATTCCGGTACAGGGAAAAAATTAGTGGCAAAACTGATGAGCAAAATATTTAAAGAACTTGGTATACTGCATAAGGATCACATTGTTGAAGTTGACCGTGCCGATCTTGTTGCCGGTTATCAAGGTCAAACGGCTGTAAAAACCGATAAAATAATCCAACAAGCACTCGATGGTACACTCATTATTAAGGATGCTCATAATTTATTCTCCGATGAGAATAATTACGGTCAGGAAGCAATAGAAATGATATTGAAACGGATGCACGATTTTAAAGGAAGATTTTTTGTTATACTTACAAGTCAAAGCGAAAAGATGAAATCCGTTCTTAAATCAAATCCTGGTTTGTCGGCTTATTTTCCTAATGTTTTTAATTTCGATGATTATTCTCCAATGCAGCTACTTTGCATAGCCGCCGATATTGCAGAGAAAAATGGGTACGCTCTTGATGAAGGTGCTTTGCAAGAATTGCTTGACCGATTCGAGCAACTCGTCGAAAAACACGAAAAGAATTTTGATAACGGAAACCTGGCAAAAAACATTTTATACTCGGCAATTACAAATCAAGAAGAAAGAATATTTAACATCTTCGAACAAGATGATGTTGATTTGAAAACCATTACACTTGAAGACGTTCAAAAAATCAAGATCTAA
- a CDS encoding ABC transporter ATP-binding protein produces MLELLNLEKIFGSFTAVNRINLKINKGELFGFLGPNGAGKTTTIKMIAGLLSPSHGNIFLDGIDVWVKPIESKMKIGYIPDQPFLYDKLTGKEFLYFSGGLYNLTKDKIKNKITELSEQLKIGSWIDKRSEEYSQGMRQRIVIASAFLHDPELLIVDEPMIGLDPQSAFDVKKMLAEKSKNGTTIFMSTHSLNVVEEICTHVGIINNGNIIFNSSIEVLHDLKRENNHNLEELFIQLTNEE; encoded by the coding sequence ATGTTAGAATTACTGAATCTTGAAAAAATATTCGGCAGTTTTACTGCAGTTAATCGAATTAATTTGAAGATCAATAAAGGAGAACTTTTTGGTTTCCTTGGTCCTAACGGTGCCGGGAAAACTACTACGATTAAGATGATTGCAGGATTACTTTCACCTTCACATGGAAATATATTTTTGGACGGCATTGATGTCTGGGTTAAACCGATCGAGTCTAAGATGAAAATCGGCTATATACCGGATCAGCCGTTTCTTTACGATAAATTAACCGGGAAAGAATTTCTTTATTTCAGCGGTGGACTTTATAACCTGACAAAGGATAAGATAAAAAATAAGATTACTGAATTATCCGAGCAGTTAAAAATTGGAAGCTGGATTGATAAACGATCTGAGGAATATTCACAAGGAATGAGACAGAGGATTGTAATTGCATCCGCATTTCTTCACGATCCCGAATTACTTATAGTTGATGAACCGATGATAGGCCTTGATCCACAGAGCGCTTTCGATGTGAAAAAAATGCTTGCAGAAAAATCTAAGAACGGAACGACGATATTCATGTCGACTCATAGCTTAAATGTTGTAGAAGAAATTTGCACGCATGTTGGAATTATTAACAACGGGAATATAATTTTTAACAGCAGCATCGAAGTTCTACACGATCTAAAACGTGAAAACAATCACAATCTTGAAGAACTTTTCATTCAACTTACAAATGAAGAGTAA
- a CDS encoding SDR family oxidoreductase — protein sequence MTLKEKYGSWALITGASSGIGEGFARRLASENMNLILVARRNDRLIKLSEELKKKYNVDIVVAPVDLSKDNFMKDIEEAVDDREIGMLINNAGFGSAGEFADSEIEQQTNMIRVNCIAPTILSHHFIQQMKIRKKGAIIFLGSLVAYQPTPLTTTYSATKVFNLFMSEGLWYELRDYNIDVLALNPGGTDTEFQMKANTTSGPSPRTVEEVINTAMISLGRKISVVDGSFNKLLSFIPRIVTRKFIVKLAGRVRRKYYTSLSTK from the coding sequence ATGACATTGAAAGAAAAATACGGCAGTTGGGCATTGATAACCGGCGCGTCAAGCGGAATAGGAGAGGGTTTTGCAAGACGTCTTGCGTCCGAGAATATGAATTTGATATTAGTTGCTCGAAGAAATGATCGTCTTATTAAACTTTCTGAAGAGCTGAAGAAAAAGTACAATGTTGATATTGTTGTAGCTCCGGTTGATCTATCCAAAGATAATTTTATGAAAGATATAGAAGAAGCAGTTGATGATAGAGAAATTGGAATGCTAATTAACAATGCCGGATTTGGATCTGCCGGAGAATTTGCTGATTCAGAAATTGAACAACAGACAAACATGATTCGTGTGAATTGTATCGCACCGACAATACTGAGCCATCATTTTATTCAGCAAATGAAAATAAGAAAAAAAGGTGCTATCATTTTTCTCGGAAGTCTTGTAGCCTACCAGCCCACACCATTAACTACAACTTATTCCGCAACAAAAGTGTTTAATCTATTTATGAGTGAAGGACTCTGGTATGAGTTACGAGATTATAATATTGATGTTCTAGCTCTCAACCCTGGCGGAACCGATACCGAATTTCAAATGAAGGCAAATACTACTTCCGGTCCGTCACCAAGAACTGTGGAAGAAGTCATTAATACCGCTATGATAAGTCTAGGTAGAAAGATCAGTGTTGTAGACGGTTCATTTAATAAATTGCTTTCATTCATTCCGAGAATTGTTACAAGAAAATTTATTGTCAAATTAGCAGGCAGAGTTAGAAGGAAATATTATACGTCTCTATCAACCAAATAA